CGGAAAGAGGCTGGGATGGAATTTTCGAATGAATTGTGTGACAGATTTAAGTATGTTAACATCGCGAGCTGTCCAAATGAACTTGGAAGGCTACCAATTAAGAGGTTAGAAGACAAATCTATTTTGTCAATAGCTTTCATGTGGACAAGATCAGAAGGCAATTCACCAGTTAGGGAGTTATGTGACAAGTTTAGTCCGACAAGGTTATTAAGGTAAAACAAGCTTGATGGTATGGTGGAAGACAGAAGGTTACAAGATATGTAAATGTACTCTAACATGGTGAGGTTAGCTAGGCCATCTGGTATGCAGCCAGAGAATTTATTATCGTTGAGTAGCAACATAACAATTTTCCTTAGCATGCCAATTCGTGCCGGAATTGAGCCAGACATGCTATTTCTAGACAGATCAAGTGCTTGGAGATTCTCCAACATCATGATGGACTCTGGGATTTCTTTTGTTAGTTGGTTGTTGGCGAAGCTTATTGCACGGAGATCACTTAGATTTGATAGTGTAGCTGGAAGCCCGCCTGTTAACTTGTTGTTGATTCCTGTAAATTCTAACAGATTTTTCGAGAGATTTCCAACATAGTTGGGCAGAACCCCAGTGAAGGAATTGGTTGATATGGCAAGGATTTGGAGCTGCCTGCAATTGCAAAGGCCGGCCAAGAATTCAAGATCCCCATGGAGGTGATTCATTCGAATATCAAGGCGTGAAAGGTTCTTGATGTTTCCAAGTGTTGATGGTACTGATCCAGTCAACATGTTTGATTCTAGTGCCAAGAAATACAGTTGAGACATGTTCCCAATAAAGGTGGGAAAAGGACCCGTAAGCTGATTGTACGAAAGGTGGAGGTAGGTGAGCTGTCTCAGTTTTGCCAATTCCACCGGAATCTGTCCGCTTAGGTTGGAGAATGAGAGTTCAAGCACACTAAGTTTAGTGAGATTGCCGAGCACAGGTATGATTGGACCGGCGATGCCATTTTTTGCTATAGAAAGTTGGGTGAGCTGTGGCAGTTTAGCCAGCCAAATCGGCATGACATCCACAAATAGATTTCCCCCGACGTCAAGTGTCTCAAGGTGCTGGCATGCCGCAAGGGCTGATGGAATTCGACCAGTGAATTTGTTTCTAGAAAGAGATATTACTCGCAGCATAGGCAGGCTAAAGCTTTCGTTGCTAGGTATAGGCCCTGTTAGATTGTTGAACCCTAGGACCATATCCACAAGCCTAGACATGTTGAAGATGTTAGGAGGTACTGGACCGGTGAGCTGGTTACGCCTCAAGTCAAGAACCTGAAGCATGAGCAAGGAGCCAATACCATCCGGTATTTGCCCAGAGAGCTCATTTGCGCGTAGAACAAGGGCTTGTAGCTTTGTGAGGTTTCCTATGGTATGACAGATGGTGCCTGACAAGCTGTTAAAGCTAAGATCAAGAATGGCGAGACGACTCAATCTACCAATATCAGACGGGATGGAGCCCGAGAGATTTGTGCCAGTGAGGTTTAGGACAAGGAGGAAAGAGAGGTTACCGAGATAAGGTGAGATCACCCCTTGGAGGGGCATGTCTGGCAGTGCAAGAGCGGTGACGCGCTGTCGGCGCCGGCTGCAAGAGACACCGGTCCAGTGGCAGAAGGATGTATTAGTGGTCCAGTTCCTGCCAAGGATGCCGAGAGGATCGGAGAGCTGGGCTTTGAAGGCTAGCAGCGCACCAAGGTCTGTGCCATTATTGCGAAGGAGGGAAGGAGCAACCAGCAAGGTAGCTGGCTGCAGCAAGAGCAGTGCAACTACTATGAGAAGGAGAGGAAAGGCCGTGGGAGCCATGGAAAGTACTAAGAACTTGGATATTCTGTGAGTTATAGAGCCTGCTACATAAGATGGTGTTACTTCTTAATGGTTTACTTATAGAGCTCTTCTATGGTAGCCTGGTAGGTACACTCCAACAAATAAGAGTCATGAAAAATCCCAGCAATTGATTGACCTTGACTTTATAAAGATTGTCTAAACATGTAAAGTGCTAACCATCTTGAAAGGTATTGCCTTAACTCTCATCTGTCTTTCATCGGGAGAAATAGGTTCTTTCCTCCTCACCAAATTGTAAAGATCTTCTGCAGTCATACATGTTGTAATCATATTGTAAAGCTGTCGTCAATGCTATTTTTCCGTCATCATAGTCATCTTATTGAAATACATGCATCTCAGCTGAGAAAAAAGTTGAGCTCCTCTCAAAATTTCCACTGTGCATCTGGAAGGAAAGAAATAAAATGTTCTTTGCAAAGCAGGAAATCATCTACAAGTGTTGTCGCCCGGTTGGACTGTAAAATCTTTTTCATCCGTTAATTGATCGATCTACCAAGATTCCACCCTTACAAAAAAAAATGGAGAAGATTATACAGGTTTTTTTTTGAGCTGAAAACTGTAGGGGAGGCCCCGACAGTAAATATTTTATTAAAAGAGATAAAATATGTACAAGAGGAGAAGAAAGGAGGGAATGTACAAAAGGTCCTAGCCCTGGGCATAACCCAAAGAGAACTACAAAGCGTCTAGCCAAGCTAAGAGAGGGGTTTTTTGGTCATCCTTTATTCTGTAACAGAGAAGGAAGATGTCCCTCTTAAAAGAAAAGGACCAAGCTCTAATAGAACGTGTTACATTGTCAAAAATAAAAGCGTTCCTTTGCTTCCATAGATTCCAGGTGGCAGTGGCAAACACTTCAAAGAAAAAAAGGCTTCCTGAAGATTCCTTGTGCAGTAGCAATCATCTCAGAGAGTTCTATGTTGTCTTCAAGAGTGATGCCAATGGATTGCCAACAACATTTACTGAAGTTACAATTCCAGAAGAGATGGTCCCTGGTTTCTAACAACCCATCATCGCAGAGACGGCATATTCCGTTGTCATTGAGTGAAAAACTTTTCCTTGTAAGCATATCCTTGGTGTTTAGGCGGTCGTTAGCGAGAAGCCAGAAGAAAGATTTAATCTTGGGGGTGCACTTTGATTTCCAGATCCATGAAGAGAAGGTTGGGGCTTGAATGTGTTTGAAGGTTAGCTTATAAACCTTGTTGGCGGAGAAATGAGTGCCCCAACTATAAAACCATAGGTCTTTTCCATCAGCGTTCCGAGTGGATCTGGTCTGGTGTATAAGGTGATTGAACTCATGAAACTCCTCGAAGGCTTGGGCGGACAACGGGAGATGGAAAGCATCAATAGGGTCGTCCAATTTGAGAATATTTTTCACAAAAGCTAGCTTATTAATAGCGATGGAGTGTAGCCTAGGGAACCTTGTCATGAGGACATCCGAAGCCCAATTGTCGCTCCAAAAGAGTGCAGTGTCACCAGTACCAATCGCGCATGAGGCAATCCTCTTGAACTTTGAACAAAGCTTGACAATGTCCCTCCACCAAAAAGAGCTTGAAATGTTAGAGGCTTGTGGAGTGGAATTATTATAGCTCTTCCAAATTAGATGGACCCAGGGAATGTTCGCCTTATTGAAAAATTTGTGCAAAAATTTGATAAGAAGAGCCTCATTGTGGGAAGCAAGGTTACTGATACCCAGACCCCCTCTCGATTTTGGTCTACATACTAGGTCCCATGCTGCCAAAGATTTGGGCTCTGTTGGAGTTATCCATTTTACCCCATATTccaattcttctacttttatccaCAATTTCAATGGCTCCATCTGCAATTTTGAGAGTGGAGAGGTAGAAAGTGGGTAGAGAGCTGAGAATGGCCTTAGTCACCATTATTCTACCATCAAAAGAAAGGAAGGAGGCAGTGGCAGCAAGGCGATGATTAATCCTCGAATATAGCGGGCCGAGGTCACGAATGCGAGGTCTGCTTAGGCCAAGCGGGAGGGCGAGATACGTGAAGGGGAAAGTTTCTAGCTTGCATCCAAAGAGGCCAGCCAAGAGGGTCGCTTTCACATTAGAAACATTAATCGGGAGTAAGCAAGATTTGGCGAAATTAACCCTTAAACCCGTTGACTGGGCAAAGGTTTCCAGGATGCTTTTAAGACATAGAAGTTGCCGAGAGCAAGTGTCATCCGCGTATTGGATTATTGGAAACTCTCCGTTCACCGATGGGATGGGGTGTTGAAGGAGATTGATTTGGCTAGCTTTGTCGATGACAGTTTGAAGAAGATCAACTGTAGATACATATAGAAGAGGAGATAGAGGGTCGCCTTGTCTTAGCCCTCGTCTGCAATGGAAAGTTTTCCCTGGAACGCCATTGAGAAGGAACGCAGAAGTGCCAGAAGAGATAATACAATTAATCCAACCGATGAACCTATCATCCAAGCCATACTGTTTCAGCATAGATATGATCGCGTCATGTTCGATCATGTCAAAAGCTTTAGTAAAATCAAGTTTGAGGACAATGATCTCTTTTTTAGACTGATGGCATTGATGGAGAAATTCGAAGCTCCAAGCGAGGCAATCCTGAATAGTCCTGCTTTTGATGAAACCATATTGGTTTTGATGAACGATCTTGAGGATCACCTTTTGAAGGCGATCAGCAAGAAGTTTAGTGAGAAGCTTAAGGCAGGAGTTGAGAAGCGAGATAGGTCTATAGTCTCCAAGATTTTCAGGGTTGAGAACCTTTGGTATAAGAGTAATAAGAGAGTTATTGATGCTTTGGAGGTTCACATTGCCATTGTAGAAAGCATGACAGAGTGCATGaaaatcatccttaataatatgcCAGCACCTTTTAAGAAAGAGGCCATTGAAACCATCCGGACCAGGGGATCGATCAGTCGGAAGCGATTTGATGATATTATCAATCTCCTCAGACGTGAAGGGAAGAGAAAGTGATTCCAGCCCATCAATCCTAGCAATGAGGTCTCCAAGAGGAAAGTGCATGGTTGG
This Lolium perenne isolate Kyuss_39 chromosome 1, Kyuss_2.0, whole genome shotgun sequence DNA region includes the following protein-coding sequences:
- the LOC127317872 gene encoding uncharacterized protein isoform X1; the protein is MAPTAFPLLLIVVALLLLQPATLLVAPSLLRNNGTDLGALLAFKAQLSDPLGILGRNWTTNTSFCHWTGVSCSRRRQRVTALALPDMPLQGVISPYLGNLSFLLVLNLTGTNLSGSIPSDIGRLSRLAILDLSFNSLSGTICHTIGNLTKLQALVLRANELSGQIPDGIGSLLMLQVLDLRRNQLTGPVPPNIFNMSRLVDMVLGFNNLTGPIPSNESFSLPMLRVISLSRNKFTGRIPSALAACQHLETLDVGGNLFVDVMPIWLAKLPQLTQLSIAKNGIAGPIIPVLGNLTKLSVLELSFSNLSGQIPVELAKLRQLTYLHLSYNQLTGPFPTFIGNMSQLYFLALESNMLTGSVPSTLGNIKNLSRLDIRMNHLHGDLEFLAGLCNCRQLQILAISTNSFTGVLPNYVGNLSKNLLEFTGINNKLTGGLPATLSNLSDLRAISFANNQLTKEIPESIMMLENLQALDLSRNSMSGSIPARIGMLRKIVMLLLNDNKFSGCIPDGLANLTMLEYIYISCNLLSSTIPSSLFYLNNLVGLNLSHNSLTGELPSDLVHMKAIDKIDLSSNLLIGSLPSSFGQLAMLTYLNLSHNSFENSIPASFRSLTSLATLDLSSNKLSGTIPNYFPNFTYLINLNLSFNELQGQIPTGGVFSNLTLQCLMGNVGLCGAPRLGFSPCLDKSDPTHGRHIVKFVVPAVTIVVGAFAACLYLMFRKKNKKQPDAMASSDMADVIGHRLVSYHEIARATENFSESNLVGVGTFAKVFKGQLDNGSVIAIKVLNMQVEQAVRSFDAECQVLRMARHRNLIRILNTCSNMDFRALLLQYMPNGSLAARLHTEYREPLGFIKRLDIMIGVSEAMEYLHHHHYQVVLHCDLKPSNVLFDEEMTVHVADFGIAKLLLGNDNSVVSVSMPGTIGYMAPEYALVGKASRKSDVFSFGIMLLEVFCGKKPSDPMFTGELSLRQWVSQAFPVTLIDVVDDKLLQDEEINLCFDHQTDISLGTSPTSMTNNLLVSIFELGLMCSSESPEQRLAMNDVATKLKNMKNGLLSLCIGDAKSTT